A single Kitasatospora kifunensis DNA region contains:
- a CDS encoding GH12 family glycosyl hydrolase domain-containing protein yields MPGFVAALLAALLLSTLSPAGAAPASADSTICDQFGTATVSGGKYIVQNNEWGDSIQQCINVGDDGFTVTTGNHNVSTSGAPAAYPSIYAGCHYGNCSTGDGLPLQVSAFANPQSSVDFTTAPGDFDASYDIWFDTNPNPAGQNDGEELMIWANHFGPSTPFGTKVGTVYLEGANWDVWYGRQGSSPAWNTVSYVRQQPTNAITVNIKDFTDDSINSGWLQPSWYLTSVQFGFEPWVGGPGLAVNSFSFDPNGSGGTSGTLVGQGSGRCADLQGLGTADGTPVQLWDCSGAWNQNWTSTAGTVVNPQSGKCLDVAGGGTADGTQVRLWSCNGTGAQQWQFNADGTVTNPQSGKCLDAAGSGNGALLQIWDCYGGGTRPNQVWSLT; encoded by the coding sequence GTGCCCGGATTCGTTGCAGCGCTCCTCGCCGCGCTGCTGCTGAGCACCCTGTCGCCGGCCGGCGCGGCGCCGGCTTCGGCGGACAGCACGATCTGCGACCAGTTCGGCACCGCCACCGTGTCGGGCGGCAAGTACATCGTCCAGAACAACGAGTGGGGCGACTCGATCCAGCAGTGCATCAACGTCGGCGACGACGGTTTCACCGTCACCACCGGCAACCACAACGTGAGCACCAGCGGCGCCCCGGCGGCCTATCCGTCGATCTACGCGGGCTGCCACTACGGCAACTGCTCCACCGGCGACGGCCTGCCGCTGCAGGTGTCGGCGTTCGCCAACCCGCAGTCCAGCGTGGACTTCACGACCGCGCCCGGCGACTTCGATGCCTCCTACGACATCTGGTTCGACACCAACCCCAACCCCGCAGGGCAGAACGACGGCGAGGAGCTGATGATCTGGGCCAACCACTTTGGGCCGTCGACGCCGTTCGGTACGAAGGTCGGCACCGTCTATCTCGAGGGCGCCAACTGGGACGTGTGGTACGGCCGTCAGGGCAGCAGTCCGGCCTGGAACACCGTCTCCTACGTGCGCCAGCAGCCCACCAACGCGATCACGGTGAACATCAAGGACTTCACCGACGACTCGATCAACAGCGGCTGGCTGCAGCCCTCCTGGTACCTGACCAGCGTGCAGTTCGGCTTCGAGCCCTGGGTCGGCGGCCCCGGCCTGGCGGTGAACTCCTTCTCCTTCGACCCCAACGGCTCCGGCGGCACCTCGGGCACGCTCGTCGGCCAGGGCAGCGGGCGCTGCGCGGACCTCCAGGGCCTGGGCACCGCGGACGGCACGCCGGTCCAGCTGTGGGACTGCAGCGGCGCCTGGAACCAGAACTGGACCTCGACCGCCGGCACGGTGGTCAACCCGCAGAGCGGCAAATGCCTCGACGTGGCCGGCGGCGGCACCGCCGACGGCACCCAGGTCCGGCTCTGGAGCTGCAACGGCACCGGCGCGCAGCAGTGGCAGTTCAACGCCGACGGCACGGTCACCAATCCGCAGTCGGGCAAGTGCCTGGACGCCGCCGGGTCGGGCAACGGCGCGCTGTTGCAGATCTGGGACTGCTACGGCGGCGGGACCCGGCCGAACCAGGTCTGGTCGCTGACGTAG